A part of Thermococcus sp. LS1 genomic DNA contains:
- the pcp gene encoding pyroglutamyl-peptidase I: MKVLITGFEPFGGEEINPSWEAVRRLPDEIAGAELIKRQLPVTFRGVRELLPRLIVETKPDLVILTGQAGGRPNITVERVAINVMDSTMPDNEGFVPEDEPIFEGAPDAYFATLPIKAIVKALREAKIPAAVSNTAGTYVCNTAMYTALHTIAVAGMETKAGFIHVPFIHEQALDKPRPSMALETVVKAYEVITKTSLKA; the protein is encoded by the coding sequence ATGAAGGTGCTGATTACTGGTTTCGAGCCCTTTGGTGGGGAGGAAATAAATCCCTCGTGGGAGGCAGTCAGGAGGCTGCCGGACGAGATCGCCGGTGCGGAGCTGATAAAGCGCCAGCTTCCAGTAACCTTCAGGGGCGTGAGGGAGCTCCTGCCGAGGCTCATAGTGGAGACAAAGCCGGATCTGGTCATTCTGACCGGGCAGGCCGGCGGGAGACCGAACATCACGGTGGAGCGCGTTGCCATAAACGTAATGGACTCGACGATGCCCGATAACGAGGGTTTTGTCCCAGAGGACGAGCCGATTTTTGAGGGGGCACCGGATGCATACTTTGCCACACTTCCAATAAAGGCCATCGTGAAGGCTTTGAGGGAAGCAAAGATACCCGCGGCCGTTTCAAACACCGCCGGAACCTACGTCTGCAACACGGCTATGTACACTGCCCTCCATACGATAGCCGTCGCGGGAATGGAAACCAAAGCCGGCTTCATCCACGTGCCTTTCATCCATGAGCAGGCCCTCGACAAGCCGAGGCCTTCAATGGCCTTAGAAACGGTAGTGAAGGCCTATGAGGTTATCACTAAAACCTCGCTGAAAGCCTGA
- a CDS encoding ASCH domain-containing protein, protein MVTWRMGLQEEYLKAIAEGRKKVEGRLYDEKRQGIKPGDTIIFENKLMVVVKDIRVYSSFREMLEKEGLENVLPGVESIEEGVKVYRKFYSEDKEKKYGVAAIEVEPVGWI, encoded by the coding sequence ATGGTAACGTGGAGAATGGGTCTTCAGGAGGAGTACCTCAAGGCGATAGCCGAGGGCAGGAAGAAGGTCGAGGGAAGGCTCTACGACGAGAAGAGGCAGGGGATAAAGCCGGGCGATACGATAATCTTCGAGAACAAGCTCATGGTGGTCGTGAAGGACATCAGAGTCTACTCCTCCTTCAGAGAGATGCTGGAGAAGGAGGGTCTTGAGAACGTCTTACCAGGGGTAGAGAGCATCGAGGAAGGTGTGAAGGTTTACAGAAAGTTCTACAGCGAGGATAAGGAGAAGAAGTACGGTGTTGCGGCGATAGAAGTAGAGCCTGTTGGGTGGATATGA
- a CDS encoding transcriptional regulator, translated as MEPLRELTKNHVLGNPIRLGIMLFLLPREKVLFRDLLEVLEVTPGNLDSHLKALEKAGYVDIYKVIADRPRTAVKITEKGAKEITEYLATLKKILSRI; from the coding sequence ATGGAGCCCCTGCGGGAGCTGACGAAGAACCACGTCCTTGGAAATCCGATCAGGCTAGGCATTATGCTCTTTCTTCTGCCCAGAGAAAAGGTCTTGTTCCGAGATCTGCTCGAAGTCCTCGAGGTAACGCCCGGAAACCTTGACTCACATTTAAAGGCTCTTGAAAAAGCCGGCTACGTTGATATCTACAAGGTAATCGCCGATAGACCTAGAACTGCAGTTAAAATAACGGAAAAAGGAGCAAAGGAAATAACAGAGTACCTAGCGACGTTGAAGAAGATCCTCAGTAGGATTTAG
- a CDS encoding sulfatase-like hydrolase/transferase, translating into MASVDKPHVIIIVLDTLRKDYSNGIEDKLVREFGFTGYENAIAPSPWTIPSHASMFTGLYPIYHGVHEGKKRKVPDVRFREDGTYLHEVLASLGYTTYLFTANFFIGPDFGIKGFSEFHDTLKPLIEDRDREELNRVLKKYQPKNGLELVKALMKEKKFVLPFKVLWRILSRYGEGWPKDKGAKVTNELLRELNFKAPSYIFINLMEVHEPYSLFEGFTDAPVVNRLLGEEPELVEKWRKGYPEQVKYLEKRLVEMLGILQEKGILENSITIVTSDHGQLLGEYGGKLGHGVFLHDELLRVPLLIRLPNEEPPEKENGYISLARIKSLILSTIQGKEFSLTSEYAIAESFGTHYPYPNLAKDKKELVQELEKYRLKLYHRDGTAVFNVEDWCFEEINAENEEEFRNIAKKLIVKHLSLFAGKGVAK; encoded by the coding sequence GTGGCCTCCGTGGATAAACCCCATGTAATCATAATAGTCCTTGATACCCTCAGAAAGGACTACTCCAATGGGATAGAGGATAAATTGGTTAGGGAGTTCGGATTCACAGGATACGAGAACGCAATAGCTCCCTCACCATGGACTATCCCGAGTCATGCATCGATGTTTACCGGTCTGTACCCTATATATCATGGGGTGCACGAGGGCAAGAAGAGGAAAGTGCCCGATGTGAGGTTCAGGGAGGATGGGACGTACCTGCATGAGGTTTTAGCTTCCCTCGGATATACGACATACCTCTTCACTGCAAACTTCTTTATCGGGCCAGACTTTGGGATAAAGGGCTTTTCCGAATTCCACGACACGCTAAAGCCCCTCATCGAGGATCGGGACAGAGAGGAGCTTAACAGGGTGCTCAAAAAGTATCAGCCCAAAAATGGGCTGGAACTTGTCAAAGCCCTGATGAAGGAGAAGAAGTTCGTCCTGCCCTTCAAAGTCCTCTGGAGAATTCTAAGCAGGTATGGTGAAGGGTGGCCAAAGGACAAGGGTGCAAAAGTTACGAACGAACTCCTCAGGGAACTCAACTTTAAGGCTCCATCCTACATCTTCATCAACCTGATGGAAGTCCACGAGCCCTACTCCCTCTTTGAAGGGTTCACAGATGCCCCCGTAGTCAACAGACTCCTCGGGGAAGAGCCCGAGCTGGTGGAGAAGTGGAGGAAAGGGTATCCAGAACAGGTTAAATACCTTGAAAAAAGACTCGTGGAGATGCTCGGTATCCTTCAGGAAAAGGGGATACTCGAGAACTCCATAACCATAGTGACCAGCGACCACGGCCAGTTGCTCGGGGAATATGGGGGAAAGCTCGGGCACGGCGTTTTTCTCCATGACGAGCTTTTAAGAGTTCCTCTTCTCATCAGATTGCCCAATGAAGAACCCCCCGAGAAGGAAAACGGATACATCAGCCTTGCAAGGATAAAATCCCTAATTTTAAGCACTATTCAAGGCAAGGAGTTCAGTCTTACATCAGAGTACGCCATAGCAGAGAGTTTTGGCACTCACTATCCGTATCCAAATCTGGCGAAGGATAAAAAGGAGCTCGTCCAAGAGCTTGAGAAGTACAGGCTGAAGCTCTACCACAGGGATGGCACGGCTGTCTTCAACGTTGAGGACTGGTGCTTTGAAGAAATAAACGCGGAAAACGAAGAAGAGTTCAGGAATATCGCCAAAAAGCTCATAGTCAAACACCTAAGCCTCTTCGCAGGCAAGGGGGTGGCCAAGTGA
- a CDS encoding site-2 protease family protein, whose amino-acid sequence MNSTLIMIIIGILAFWAVLYALFGRKYDEENEEGLAVDLFIAMWRTKKLLGFIDNLAHRWKRFWRVYGDIGIALGFLGMAYVFYALLKTAMNTIQTGGEQAGVQLVIPGITIPLSYGLIALVVVMVVHELSHGVVARAENLPLKSVGLVLLAVIPGAFVEPDEEALEKAPLRTRLRVYGAGSLANIVTALIAVLIINFAITPVLQPAGILVSGVLEDGPAYGVLQQGDVIIAMDGQQIKDMEQFINFMNTTKPGQVLTITVLRDGNEINLQLKLGAHPDNPERGYIGIYPAPHYVSKVGHEDIIFPLFFTFYWIYVLNLGIGLMNLFPLVPLDGGRMLDDVVKTYLPENVAKPVRYFTIGVGLFLLALNLWPALRGIMG is encoded by the coding sequence ATGAACAGCACGCTCATCATGATAATCATTGGCATCCTAGCATTTTGGGCTGTGCTCTACGCCCTCTTCGGGAGAAAATACGACGAAGAGAATGAAGAGGGCTTGGCTGTTGACCTTTTCATAGCCATGTGGCGAACAAAGAAACTGTTAGGCTTCATAGACAATCTCGCCCATAGATGGAAGCGCTTCTGGAGGGTTTATGGAGATATAGGAATAGCCCTCGGCTTCCTTGGCATGGCCTATGTCTTCTACGCCCTTCTAAAGACCGCGATGAATACGATACAGACCGGAGGCGAGCAGGCCGGAGTCCAGCTTGTGATACCCGGCATTACGATTCCCCTCTCATACGGCCTGATAGCCCTTGTAGTTGTCATGGTCGTCCACGAGCTGAGTCACGGAGTAGTCGCAAGGGCTGAAAATCTGCCCCTCAAGTCAGTCGGTTTGGTTCTTCTCGCCGTAATCCCCGGTGCCTTTGTTGAGCCCGACGAGGAGGCCCTTGAGAAAGCCCCACTGAGAACGAGGCTGAGGGTTTACGGCGCAGGCTCGCTCGCCAACATAGTGACGGCTCTGATAGCAGTTCTCATAATCAACTTCGCAATAACCCCGGTTCTCCAGCCGGCAGGAATACTCGTCTCTGGAGTCCTTGAAGACGGTCCCGCTTACGGTGTTCTCCAGCAGGGGGATGTAATAATCGCAATGGACGGTCAGCAGATCAAGGACATGGAGCAGTTCATTAATTTCATGAACACGACTAAGCCAGGCCAGGTGCTGACAATCACAGTATTGAGGGACGGGAATGAAATAAACCTCCAGCTGAAGCTCGGAGCGCACCCAGATAACCCGGAAAGAGGTTATATTGGTATTTATCCAGCACCACACTATGTCTCAAAGGTAGGACACGAGGACATAATCTTTCCGCTGTTCTTCACGTTCTACTGGATATACGTGCTCAACCTTGGAATCGGCCTCATGAACCTTTTCCCACTCGTTCCATTGGACGGCGGCAGGATGCTCGATGATGTAGTCAAGACGTATCTGCCGGAAAATGTGGCCAAGCCCGTAAGATACTTCACGATAGGAGTCGGGTTGTTCCTCCTGGCGCTGAACCTGTGGCCAGCCTTAAGGGGCATTATGGGCTAA
- a CDS encoding glycosyltransferase has protein sequence MRPAVSIVIPTYNRNKLLTRAIESVLSQGFDDFEVLVIDGARSNSTRELVRSYGDGRLRYIPQRGKGIADARNLGVKKARGEYIAFLDDDDQWLPEKLELQMELFRSIPSTYGLIYTAFNYYYLERNKILGTKKPKARGNVYRHLLKDNITGTSTIMVRRECFKRAGLFRMSFPTCEDWDMWLRMSRICLFEAIDKPLVNYSIHTGQFSFAKYLAGRYRMIEAHGDIRHDPQVLSYHLLQIGILKLFSGDRTGGKDVLRAFKLNPTMTGNLQDVLGSIFDVRTKIYILKFLGRL, from the coding sequence GTGAGGCCAGCTGTTTCCATCGTTATCCCCACATATAACCGAAACAAGCTCTTAACGCGGGCTATTGAAAGCGTTCTAAGCCAGGGATTCGACGACTTCGAAGTTCTCGTAATAGACGGTGCGCGAAGCAATTCAACGAGGGAACTCGTACGCTCGTACGGGGATGGAAGGCTTCGCTACATTCCGCAGAGAGGAAAGGGGATAGCCGACGCGAGGAACCTCGGCGTTAAGAAAGCGCGGGGAGAGTACATAGCCTTTCTGGATGACGATGATCAGTGGCTTCCGGAAAAGCTCGAACTCCAGATGGAGCTTTTTAGGAGCATACCTTCCACCTACGGCCTCATATACACTGCCTTCAACTACTACTATCTCGAGAGAAACAAAATCCTTGGAACCAAAAAGCCAAAGGCTAGGGGTAACGTTTACCGTCACCTGCTGAAGGACAACATAACGGGAACGTCAACGATTATGGTGAGAAGGGAGTGCTTCAAACGGGCGGGTCTATTCAGAATGAGCTTCCCAACGTGCGAGGACTGGGATATGTGGCTCAGGATGTCGAGAATATGTCTCTTCGAGGCTATCGACAAGCCGCTCGTGAACTACTCTATACACACTGGCCAGTTCTCCTTTGCCAAATATCTGGCCGGCAGGTACAGAATGATAGAGGCGCATGGGGACATAAGGCATGACCCTCAAGTTTTGAGCTACCACCTTCTCCAGATAGGCATTCTAAAGCTGTTCAGCGGTGACAGAACGGGTGGAAAGGATGTACTCAGGGCCTTCAAGCTTAACCCCACGATGACGGGCAATCTCCAAGATGTTCTCGGCTCTATTTTCGATGTGAGAACAAAGATATACATCCTGAAGTTCCTGGGCAGACTGTGA
- a CDS encoding TIGR00269 family protein, translating into MRCSKCGRPAVYHARYTGRYYCKRHFNEMVEKKFKETVKRYRLIEKGERIAVGVSGGKDSVVLLHLLAKLQKKFPFELVAVTIDEGIAGYRPPSVEIAKRNAKKLGIEHRIYSFKEYIGFTLDETVEIMGSFEKGERVGACSYCGVWRRWLLNYAAKDVEADKLAVGHNLDDEVQMFIMNILRGDIARLGRTGPYYEEIHPELVPRIKPLREIPEKEIILYAVLNEIEVDLSECPYAVEAFRAEIRDWLNEMEEKHPGTKYQILRSYDKLFPLIAKTYTKKTSELNRCKICGQPTTGDICKACQFRLQVERKAREKGLTFRMEQD; encoded by the coding sequence ATGAGATGCTCTAAATGTGGGAGACCAGCCGTCTATCATGCACGCTACACCGGGAGATACTACTGTAAGAGGCACTTCAACGAGATGGTGGAGAAGAAGTTCAAGGAGACTGTTAAGAGGTACCGCCTTATTGAGAAGGGCGAGAGGATAGCCGTTGGTGTGAGCGGCGGGAAGGATAGCGTCGTTCTGCTCCACCTCCTTGCTAAGCTCCAGAAAAAGTTCCCCTTCGAGCTGGTAGCGGTAACGATAGACGAGGGAATAGCCGGCTACCGTCCACCGAGCGTGGAGATAGCCAAGAGAAACGCCAAGAAGCTCGGAATAGAGCATAGAATCTATTCCTTCAAGGAGTACATAGGCTTCACCCTCGACGAGACAGTTGAGATAATGGGAAGCTTTGAGAAAGGTGAAAGAGTGGGTGCCTGCTCCTACTGCGGAGTTTGGAGGAGATGGCTCCTCAACTACGCGGCCAAAGATGTGGAGGCCGATAAGCTGGCTGTAGGCCACAACCTCGACGATGAGGTTCAGATGTTCATAATGAACATTCTCAGAGGAGATATCGCCCGCCTCGGAAGGACAGGACCTTACTACGAGGAGATTCACCCCGAGCTGGTTCCAAGGATAAAGCCCCTCCGCGAGATTCCCGAGAAGGAGATAATACTCTACGCGGTGCTGAACGAGATTGAAGTCGATTTGAGCGAGTGCCCCTACGCTGTTGAAGCCTTCCGCGCCGAGATAAGGGACTGGCTTAACGAGATGGAGGAGAAGCATCCGGGAACGAAGTACCAGATTCTCAGGAGCTACGACAAGCTCTTCCCGCTCATAGCGAAGACCTACACGAAGAAGACGAGCGAGCTTAATCGCTGCAAGATATGTGGTCAGCCGACAACAGGCGATATATGCAAGGCCTGCCAGTTCAGGTTACAGGTAGAGAGAAAGGCTAGGGAGAAGGGGCTGACCTTCAGGATGGAACAGGACTAA
- a CDS encoding DUF460 domain-containing protein yields MPILILGIDIISEHPKRFAVVSWFNGRLERKGEFTLYRLIRFIQSKRPDIVAMDSVTELGDDLRKFLRALPSGTKLVQVTGRPGEQRSLWGLAREQGIRITDKFDPYEEAKVCALLASKGIGYEVLAFEDEVIIKVTRGRSHGKGGWSQDRYRKRVHNLVRDKVREIEDRLRRADVPFDLEVEEKDYGLAKGEFKVYASREELAGLIRPMRGGDVEVRIYPVERAELGFAPLKSERAIEERRSIIVGIDPGITVGIAAIDLSGNIVALHSERNMPVGEVFRFISDVGHPVIVATDVNPAPGFVEKIARSFKAQLFVPRESLRVEEKNELLRNLGVSVEDDHQRDALAAAYKAYLRLKPKLEHVEAKLREAGLIKKADEVKALVIQGYNLGEAMQRVTLRERPKREEEKPEEKPSVDLGPYLRRIRELEKRIEFLERENAELREIIKEQRKTIGRLERRLVDYDEEVRRKVLRERELEAKVKRIERLERELREAKAIIERLSRDLAQVKRMNVVEIRGSAVPLRVMEVLSWRELERLEREIGIRRGDVLFVVNPAGAGKAIAESLVEKKIRALITEKPLPQAVAEILREAHVPFFTSEELDVKRVDEFAVVERETLEKAIEELLAKWEEEDRERETEKFLRLIEEYRIERAKELMRKAEDESKSY; encoded by the coding sequence GTGCCTATTCTAATCCTCGGAATTGACATAATAAGCGAGCACCCAAAGAGGTTTGCCGTCGTGAGCTGGTTCAACGGCAGACTAGAGAGAAAGGGTGAGTTCACTCTATACCGCTTAATCCGTTTCATCCAGAGCAAGAGACCGGATATAGTTGCCATGGACAGCGTTACCGAGCTGGGTGACGACCTGAGAAAGTTCCTCCGGGCGCTACCCAGCGGGACGAAGCTCGTCCAGGTGACCGGGAGACCCGGGGAACAGCGCTCTCTCTGGGGCCTCGCGAGGGAGCAGGGGATAAGGATAACCGACAAGTTCGACCCCTACGAAGAAGCTAAAGTCTGCGCTCTCCTAGCTTCGAAAGGAATAGGTTATGAAGTTCTGGCCTTCGAGGATGAGGTCATAATCAAGGTAACACGCGGTAGGAGTCATGGGAAAGGCGGCTGGAGCCAGGACCGCTATAGGAAGCGCGTCCACAACCTGGTTAGAGACAAGGTTAGGGAGATAGAGGACAGGCTGAGGAGGGCCGACGTTCCCTTTGATTTAGAAGTTGAAGAGAAGGACTACGGCCTGGCGAAGGGCGAGTTTAAGGTCTACGCGAGCAGGGAAGAGCTGGCTGGCTTAATAAGACCCATGCGCGGCGGCGACGTCGAGGTTAGGATTTACCCCGTCGAGAGAGCCGAGCTGGGTTTTGCTCCGCTGAAGAGCGAGAGAGCCATAGAGGAGCGCAGAAGCATAATAGTCGGCATAGATCCGGGAATAACCGTTGGAATAGCGGCTATCGATTTAAGTGGAAACATAGTGGCGCTCCACAGCGAGAGGAACATGCCCGTTGGCGAGGTCTTCCGCTTCATAAGCGACGTCGGTCATCCGGTGATAGTGGCAACCGACGTTAATCCAGCCCCGGGTTTCGTTGAGAAAATAGCTCGATCCTTCAAGGCCCAGCTCTTCGTCCCGAGGGAGAGCCTCCGCGTGGAGGAGAAAAACGAGCTTTTGAGAAACCTTGGTGTAAGCGTTGAGGACGATCACCAGCGCGACGCCTTGGCTGCAGCCTACAAGGCCTACCTTCGCCTGAAGCCCAAGCTGGAGCATGTAGAGGCGAAGCTGAGGGAAGCCGGGCTGATCAAAAAAGCGGATGAGGTCAAGGCCCTTGTGATTCAGGGCTACAACCTCGGCGAGGCTATGCAGCGCGTAACCCTCCGTGAGAGGCCGAAGAGGGAAGAGGAGAAGCCTGAGGAAAAGCCGAGCGTTGATCTTGGACCCTATCTCAGGAGAATTCGCGAGCTTGAAAAGAGGATTGAGTTCCTTGAGAGGGAAAACGCTGAGCTGAGGGAAATCATAAAGGAGCAGAGGAAGACGATAGGGCGGCTCGAGCGCAGGCTTGTTGACTATGACGAGGAGGTCAGAAGGAAGGTTCTCCGCGAGAGGGAGCTTGAGGCTAAGGTCAAGCGCATAGAGAGGCTTGAGAGGGAACTTAGAGAGGCCAAGGCGATAATTGAAAGGCTGAGCAGGGATTTGGCTCAAGTTAAGCGGATGAACGTCGTTGAGATACGGGGAAGTGCAGTTCCGCTCAGGGTCATGGAGGTTCTCAGCTGGCGCGAGCTCGAGAGGCTTGAGAGGGAGATAGGCATAAGGAGGGGTGACGTCCTCTTCGTGGTTAATCCCGCTGGAGCTGGAAAAGCCATAGCGGAGTCTCTGGTCGAAAAGAAAATCCGTGCGCTGATAACCGAGAAGCCCCTGCCTCAAGCCGTCGCTGAGATTCTCAGAGAAGCTCACGTACCATTTTTCACCTCTGAAGAGCTGGACGTCAAAAGGGTTGACGAGTTTGCCGTCGTGGAGAGGGAAACACTGGAGAAGGCCATCGAGGAACTCTTGGCGAAGTGGGAGGAGGAAGACCGCGAGAGGGAAACTGAAAAGTTCCTCCGCCTTATCGAGGAATACCGCATTGAGAGGGCCAAAGAGCTGATGAGAAAAGCTGAGGACGAGTCTAAATCCTACTGA
- a CDS encoding NAD(P)/FAD-dependent oxidoreductase: MRYDVLIIGGGPVGNYLANLLARDFKVAVVEKKGSFGGKACTGIIGAENFERLGLPEEAILNKLRGAVFYSRIQSFEIERKSPQAYLVDRKILEKSLAERAVRRGADYYMSTTFLGFKNGRAVLQRFGERFEIEAGFYVGADGVSSTVAKAIGAQTKAEFLSGYEVEVVGEFKPDFVEVWVNKDINEEFFFWVAPVNESLARVGTFGSLEALYRFLKIRMLKPNAVVEFKAGSVGFGVRKPWIRGNVALIGDAALQIKPTTAGGIVFGMICAHALRSALLEGRPEEYEKLCKNIKRQISFGLRFRKVFRGLSQDDIEKIFEVLGSEEAREVIESQADFDDHVKTTKAILRRPKLLAKLLRISPSIVRYLV; this comes from the coding sequence ATGAGGTACGACGTTCTTATAATCGGTGGCGGACCCGTTGGCAATTATCTCGCTAACCTGCTCGCTAGGGACTTCAAAGTAGCGGTGGTGGAGAAGAAGGGCTCCTTCGGGGGAAAGGCCTGCACCGGGATAATAGGGGCCGAGAACTTCGAGAGGCTCGGTCTTCCGGAGGAGGCCATCCTCAACAAGCTTAGGGGAGCAGTCTTCTACTCCAGAATACAGAGCTTCGAGATTGAGAGAAAATCACCGCAGGCTTACCTTGTCGACAGGAAAATCCTTGAGAAGAGCCTCGCCGAGAGAGCCGTTAGGAGGGGAGCCGACTATTACATGAGCACAACTTTCTTAGGCTTCAAGAACGGAAGGGCAGTTCTTCAGAGGTTCGGCGAGAGGTTTGAGATCGAAGCTGGCTTCTACGTTGGCGCCGACGGCGTGAGCAGCACCGTGGCAAAAGCCATTGGAGCTCAGACAAAGGCAGAGTTCCTGAGCGGCTACGAGGTCGAGGTCGTTGGTGAGTTCAAGCCTGACTTCGTAGAGGTATGGGTGAACAAGGACATCAACGAGGAGTTCTTCTTCTGGGTGGCGCCGGTAAACGAGAGTCTGGCCAGAGTCGGAACCTTCGGAAGCCTTGAAGCACTCTACAGGTTCCTCAAGATCAGGATGCTCAAGCCGAACGCTGTGGTCGAGTTCAAGGCCGGAAGCGTCGGTTTTGGCGTGAGAAAGCCCTGGATAAGGGGGAATGTGGCGCTTATAGGCGATGCGGCACTTCAGATAAAGCCCACGACGGCGGGAGGAATAGTCTTCGGGATGATCTGCGCCCACGCCCTTAGAAGCGCCCTTCTCGAAGGCAGGCCCGAGGAATACGAAAAGCTGTGCAAGAACATAAAGAGACAGATATCCTTCGGGCTTCGCTTCAGGAAAGTCTTCAGGGGCCTGAGTCAGGACGACATCGAAAAGATTTTTGAGGTTCTCGGAAGTGAGGAGGCAAGGGAGGTAATAGAGAGTCAAGCTGACTTCGATGACCATGTTAAGACCACCAAAGCCATACTTAGAAGGCCAAAGCTCCTTGCGAAGCTCCTGAGGATAAGCCCGAGCATCGTCAGGTACCTCGTGTGA
- a CDS encoding prenyltransferase/squalene oxidase repeat-containing protein: protein MLFPSQRVSALTGRESEYYINEYQLRTLNHAWNTGSVSGWEGFRENETFYLACLKIIALARSGYPRNSTEFRQLVGWIKSKQSEDGSFPAIITNDYPQPDSEWFYWETSKAAGTGLAVLALLEAGENPDSKEIEKAAQFLLKNESENHWTGTVHMFWEKMGLHKLNESPSIVATTYAVAALSRLDYNVSREWEWLEERLTPERLVNPYLDNFFTRFIFPMPYCDLRAPYESIVLPLLFLREENMTPPKETLEFMASLFKRTQYVGNATLRLSFKGVTNYTVEEMVHTINGWETVETWKGTGRRAEINVSPSLGSKFLIRSEKSLFDNESGFFKGRMRLYPELPRNYILFVGTGYTERGVFQFKDGENYAVIEEPHLDGSWNHDVYSTAIALIWLHLAGEKGENIDDALRFLELATPKEAMTFDGDAYALIALSLYSERWESNKPRPVEEKPSPSSKVSWKLPAVFAIGLLIGVLIGAKMGRK from the coding sequence ATGTTGTTTCCATCACAAAGAGTCAGTGCATTAACAGGTAGAGAGTCAGAGTATTACATAAACGAATACCAGCTCCGAACCCTGAACCATGCATGGAATACCGGAAGCGTCTCCGGATGGGAAGGCTTCAGGGAGAACGAGACCTTTTACTTGGCATGCCTCAAAATAATAGCCCTCGCGCGGAGCGGCTACCCGAGGAACTCGACGGAGTTTCGGCAGCTCGTCGGGTGGATAAAATCGAAGCAGAGTGAAGACGGTTCTTTTCCGGCAATAATAACCAACGACTATCCCCAACCGGACTCGGAGTGGTTCTACTGGGAGACTTCAAAGGCCGCCGGAACCGGGCTGGCGGTTCTTGCGCTCCTTGAGGCAGGTGAAAATCCCGATTCCAAAGAGATAGAGAAGGCGGCTCAATTTCTCCTGAAGAACGAGAGCGAGAACCACTGGACGGGCACTGTCCACATGTTTTGGGAGAAGATGGGGCTGCATAAACTCAACGAGTCTCCCAGCATCGTGGCGACGACCTACGCAGTTGCAGCGCTTTCTAGGCTCGACTACAACGTCTCCCGGGAGTGGGAATGGCTGGAGGAGAGGCTGACGCCGGAGAGGCTCGTGAATCCTTATTTGGACAATTTCTTCACAAGATTCATCTTTCCGATGCCCTACTGCGACCTGAGGGCGCCTTATGAGAGCATCGTTCTCCCATTGCTCTTCCTCAGGGAGGAGAACATGACACCGCCAAAGGAGACGCTTGAGTTCATGGCTTCCCTGTTCAAGAGGACACAGTACGTCGGGAACGCGACGCTGAGACTGAGCTTTAAGGGAGTTACAAACTACACCGTGGAGGAGATGGTCCACACCATAAACGGCTGGGAGACCGTCGAAACCTGGAAAGGAACCGGAAGAAGGGCTGAGATAAACGTCAGTCCAAGTCTTGGAAGCAAGTTTCTGATACGCTCGGAGAAATCTCTTTTTGACAACGAATCCGGCTTCTTCAAGGGAAGAATGAGGCTCTATCCAGAGCTTCCGAGGAACTACATACTCTTCGTCGGAACTGGATACACCGAAAGAGGCGTCTTTCAGTTCAAGGATGGAGAGAACTACGCGGTGATTGAAGAGCCCCATCTTGACGGCTCCTGGAACCACGACGTCTACTCGACGGCGATAGCGCTGATATGGCTCCACCTTGCCGGTGAGAAGGGAGAAAATATAGATGACGCGTTGAGGTTCCTCGAACTGGCGACTCCGAAAGAGGCCATGACCTTCGATGGGGATGCCTACGCGCTGATAGCGCTGAGCCTCTATAGTGAAAGATGGGAGAGTAACAAACCAAGGCCAGTGGAAGAGAAACCAAGCCCCTCATCCAAAGTTTCATGGAAGTTGCCGGCGGTTTTTGCGATAGGGCTTTTGATCGGCGTGCTCATCGGCGCCAAAATGGGTAGAAAATGA